Proteins from one Planctomyces sp. SH-PL62 genomic window:
- a CDS encoding Gfo/Idh/MocA family protein: MFNPPYRAAVIGRTGRGGYGHEIDRAMTDPPKLKLVAVADDDPEGLASAVARLGAERGYADYREMLDREKPQFVAIASRWLDGHRDMAVACAERGIHVFCEKPMAPTLADCDAIVTACERSHTKLAVAFQTRYSPQYDRVRELIAEGAIGEVLEVRGRGKEDRRGGGEDLMVLGVHIMDLFRGLLGESAWCFARVTEAGRPIGPADVRDGAEGIGPLAGDRADAMYGFVGKPAVAHFATARPREPGQRFGVQILGSKGRIDLGTGWAPHARLLADPAWSGAWAPGWVEITGGDVGNPDATDLIPTNRRIVADLIRAVETDSQPLANVYDGRAAVEMVLACYASQARGGPVTFPLADRARHPLETLG; encoded by the coding sequence ATGTTCAATCCTCCCTACCGCGCGGCGGTCATCGGCCGGACCGGCCGGGGCGGCTACGGTCACGAGATCGACCGGGCCATGACCGATCCGCCCAAATTGAAACTGGTCGCCGTGGCCGACGACGACCCCGAAGGGCTCGCCTCGGCCGTCGCGCGGCTGGGAGCGGAACGGGGCTACGCCGACTACCGGGAGATGCTCGACCGCGAGAAGCCGCAATTCGTGGCGATCGCCTCCCGGTGGCTCGACGGCCATCGCGACATGGCCGTCGCCTGCGCCGAGCGCGGCATCCACGTCTTCTGCGAGAAGCCGATGGCGCCCACGCTGGCCGATTGCGACGCCATCGTCACGGCCTGCGAGCGCTCCCACACCAAGCTGGCCGTCGCCTTCCAGACCCGCTACAGCCCGCAGTACGATCGGGTCCGCGAGTTGATCGCCGAAGGCGCGATCGGCGAGGTCCTCGAAGTGCGAGGCCGGGGCAAGGAGGATCGTCGCGGTGGCGGCGAGGATCTGATGGTCCTCGGCGTCCACATCATGGACCTCTTCCGGGGACTGCTCGGCGAGTCCGCCTGGTGCTTCGCCCGCGTCACCGAAGCCGGACGCCCCATCGGCCCGGCCGACGTACGCGACGGGGCCGAGGGGATCGGCCCGCTGGCCGGCGACCGCGCCGACGCGATGTACGGATTCGTCGGCAAGCCCGCCGTCGCCCATTTCGCCACCGCTCGCCCCAGGGAGCCCGGCCAGCGCTTCGGCGTCCAGATCCTGGGCTCGAAGGGGCGGATCGACCTGGGGACCGGGTGGGCGCCCCACGCCCGGCTGCTGGCCGACCCGGCCTGGAGCGGGGCCTGGGCGCCGGGGTGGGTCGAGATCACCGGCGGCGACGTCGGCAATCCCGACGCGACCGACCTGATCCCGACCAATCGGCGGATCGTGGCCGACCTGATCCGCGCCGTGGAGACCGACTCCCAGCCGCTGGCGAACGTCTACGACGGCCGCGCGGCCGTCGAGATGGTCCTCGCCTGCTACGCCTCGCAGGCGAGGGGAGGGCCCGTCACGTTCCCCCTGGCCGATCGCGCCAGGCATCCCCTGGAGACGCTGGGCTGA
- a CDS encoding ABC transporter permease codes for MSLVRNVPIAMEQLWTSKPKSLLTMVGMVIAVASTITVVSVVLGFSRYVAVFLKGWGTNAVWVAPERPAGDAGRTLGRAEIDVRDVESIRERCEALRLVSPDPRQAAVSVRYGRDEVTAPLEGVSVEYHAIRKFEVDVGRPLAVVDVEQAHQVCLVGRDVLRKLNVDEGLVGRSLLLDGRRFLVIGLLKEKGSLIGTSQDDVVLVPYTMALKMYPSQRRKLAFVAMAASEAQVPEARAQITDLLRRRHGLEAHQPNDFSIRTQDEILEAFNAISLAATAMLAGIVGVSLLVSGIGIMNMMLVSVTERTREIGLRKAVGAGRRDILAQFLTEAVTLSLLGGGVGVALGFGLCALASLHPKMVDVVVPWWAVGLGFGISAGTGTIFGMLPAVKAALLNPIDALRHE; via the coding sequence ATGTCCCTGGTGAGAAACGTTCCGATCGCGATGGAGCAGCTCTGGACCAGCAAGCCGAAGTCCCTGCTGACGATGGTCGGGATGGTCATCGCCGTGGCGTCCACGATCACCGTGGTCAGCGTGGTCCTGGGGTTCTCGCGCTACGTGGCCGTGTTCCTGAAAGGGTGGGGCACGAACGCGGTCTGGGTCGCACCCGAGCGCCCGGCGGGCGACGCGGGGCGCACCCTCGGCCGCGCCGAGATCGACGTCCGCGACGTCGAGAGCATCCGCGAGCGCTGCGAGGCGCTGCGGCTGGTCTCGCCCGATCCCCGGCAGGCGGCCGTCTCCGTCCGGTACGGCCGGGACGAGGTGACCGCCCCCCTGGAGGGGGTGTCGGTCGAGTACCACGCGATCCGCAAGTTCGAGGTCGACGTCGGGCGTCCCCTGGCCGTGGTCGACGTCGAGCAGGCGCATCAGGTCTGCCTCGTCGGCCGCGACGTCCTCCGCAAGCTCAACGTCGACGAGGGGCTCGTCGGGCGGTCGCTCCTGCTGGACGGCCGCCGCTTCCTGGTCATCGGGCTCCTCAAGGAGAAAGGGTCGCTCATCGGCACCAGCCAGGATGACGTCGTCCTGGTCCCCTACACGATGGCGCTGAAGATGTATCCTTCGCAACGGCGCAAGCTGGCGTTCGTCGCGATGGCGGCCTCCGAGGCGCAGGTGCCCGAGGCCCGCGCCCAGATCACCGACCTCCTCCGACGCCGACACGGCCTGGAGGCCCACCAGCCCAACGATTTCAGCATCAGGACGCAGGACGAGATCCTGGAGGCGTTCAACGCCATCAGCCTGGCGGCCACCGCCATGCTCGCGGGGATCGTCGGCGTCTCGCTGCTGGTCAGCGGCATCGGCATCATGAACATGATGCTCGTCAGCGTCACCGAGCGCACTCGCGAGATCGGCCTGCGCAAGGCCGTCGGCGCGGGCCGACGCGACATCCTGGCGCAGTTCCTCACCGAGGCCGTGACCCTGAGCCTCCTCGGCGGGGGCGTCGGGGTCGCCCTCGGCTTCGGCCTCTGCGCCCTGGCGAGCCTGCACCCGAAGATGGTCGACGTGGTCGTGCCGTGGTGGGCCGTCGGCCTCGGATTCGGGATCTCGGCGGGCACGGGGACGATCTTCGGCATGCTCCCCGCCGTCAAGGCCGCCCTCCTCAATCCGATCGACGCCCTGCGCCACGAATGA
- a CDS encoding FkbM family methyltransferase produces MKVRLPNGLSIHAPNRIDARFLYHEIFVQNCYLRHGVELREGATIFDVGANIGMFDVFLARTLHDFTLFAFEPIPQTFELLRRNTDPFADRVRLFNVGLSDHDGEATFTRFPRASALATCSPGHIAGLRAGRNELIARGGPRKAGASGRRLRDWPRSALAKLLDLYFFSGRETVRCRLRTLGDILKLENVDSIDLLKIDVENSEWEVLAGIDDAGWARIRQVVLEVHDIDGRLARILELLARHGFKVVADQEDWSREFGVFNVYARRDPDPVGSRRPQAAIRTAG; encoded by the coding sequence ATGAAGGTTCGCCTGCCCAACGGCCTGAGCATCCACGCCCCGAACCGGATCGACGCCCGGTTCCTCTACCACGAAATCTTCGTCCAGAACTGCTACCTCCGGCACGGCGTCGAGCTGCGCGAAGGGGCGACGATCTTCGACGTGGGGGCGAACATCGGCATGTTCGACGTCTTCCTGGCGCGGACCCTGCACGACTTCACCCTCTTCGCCTTCGAACCCATCCCCCAGACCTTCGAACTGCTGCGACGGAACACCGACCCCTTCGCCGACAGGGTCCGGCTCTTCAACGTGGGGCTCTCCGACCACGACGGCGAGGCGACGTTCACCCGCTTCCCCCGCGCCTCCGCCCTGGCGACCTGCTCCCCCGGCCATATCGCGGGGCTGCGGGCCGGCCGCAACGAACTCATCGCGAGAGGAGGCCCCCGGAAAGCCGGAGCGAGCGGGCGACGCCTGCGCGACTGGCCGCGATCAGCCCTCGCGAAGCTGCTCGACCTCTACTTCTTCTCCGGCCGCGAGACGGTCCGATGCCGACTCAGGACGCTCGGCGACATCCTCAAGCTTGAGAACGTCGACTCGATCGACCTCCTCAAGATCGACGTCGAGAACAGCGAGTGGGAAGTCCTCGCGGGGATCGACGACGCGGGCTGGGCCCGGATCAGGCAGGTGGTCCTGGAGGTCCACGACATCGACGGCCGCCTCGCGCGCATCCTCGAACTCCTCGCCCGGCATGGCTTCAAGGTCGTCGCCGACCAGGAAGACTGGAGCCGCGAATTCGGCGTCTTCAACGTCTACGCTAGGAGGGACCCCGATCCCGTGGGCTCCCGCCGACCCCAGGCCGCGATCCGGACTGCCGGGTAG
- a CDS encoding serine hydrolase, whose amino-acid sequence MPISILLPCLLLAIAPADAPPPVLDEARDGPPRAMLSRFLNGEAEKAFDARRAAVAAIKTPDDLVRRQVDLKARFLQALGDLPEKTPLNARVVAAEDRDGYRLERIVYESRPGHHVTALFYRPMGPPPFPAVLMPCGHDAVGKSAEGYQRACALLARNGIAALCFDPIGQGERRQVLGPDGAPIGPGGTGEHTLIHVGALLVGRSTGGYRVWDGIRSLDYLASRPDVDASRLGCTGCSGGGTMTSYLMALDDRVVAAAPSCYITSMERLLATIGPQDAEQIVTGQVAFGLEHADYLGLRAPRPTLILASTRDFFDIQGTWTSFREAKRTYGLLGLPERVDIIEADETHGYPVAHRQAMARWMRRWLLGKDEPTTEAELAVLSDAALLCTTSGQVLADLHGKSAFDLNGERADELARARAAAGPRDRDALAAEVRRLIVLRDPIGPAGREDRGEAAWGGGTVRRLVFETEPGVKIPARLFTPAKVDEAARLTVMVGYVGDEAVAPGGPVAALLAEGRRVLTADLRGMGETAPEGDGGLAGADAPNAYVALLLGRPLLGQRVGDLLAVLAALKDEAPGGLDLVGHGNAGPIALHAAVLEPKVAALTLDGAIASWADVVRTPLSRGQLANAVPGVLAVYDLPDLAAAFAPRPLTIRSPVDPAARPAPAERREGAATGSFAPRTRVSLRGDRWFINDRLTHREAPAEGLLMNVRMVNAIFEDRRRPDDDPDAVTDRFLANLPDYAAQGVDAVTLNLQGGTPGYEGALNSAFEPDGSLREGYLARAARVVEACDREGLVVILGCFYQRQDQVLTDEAAVRAGVANVAGWIRRRGYRNVVLEIANEFDHDGFDHRLIRSVEGQVELIRLARREAPGLLVSTSGLGHGRYPDALADAADFLLIHFNGTPLDDIPVRIAAFKRFGKPIVCNEDAKEGEAGARAAELSVEAGASWGLMLEKANQHHPFVFKGSADDPVVYAKLKVLTSPRTDAPPEAYFPPAESEGGWRKLDDPDAIRRVAGMDPARLADLREWLRRSDDRKFAAVVVRRGHIVLEAERGRSATTDASRVASCSKAVCATVLAIASEQSRRGGSARPMSFNDRAFAFIPQARPLSDPRKAAITVGQLLNHTSGLCPEAAGAPNDGTWEYILGHSGDPRTARLAFDPGTACGYSTHAFAHAALVCETVTGKPYDQFAVEALFRPLGIEHWWFQYYEGGPKYGRHPSHGLGMPARDMARIAYCMARRGRWKDRQVIPTWFVEATAAPTHDVHGPELRFKVDAQIFSYGWELPARLTGEGGRDGRGIPADARSKPGSGGQLIAFVPSLDLVVARQTGGSGGWEYEEFLRRACAAVLDES is encoded by the coding sequence ATGCCGATCTCGATCCTCCTTCCCTGCCTCCTCCTGGCGATCGCCCCGGCGGACGCCCCTCCCCCGGTCCTCGACGAAGCCCGCGACGGCCCTCCCCGCGCGATGCTCTCGCGCTTCCTGAATGGGGAGGCGGAGAAGGCGTTCGACGCCCGACGCGCGGCGGTGGCCGCGATCAAGACGCCCGACGACCTGGTCCGGCGCCAGGTCGACCTGAAGGCGCGGTTCCTCCAGGCGCTCGGCGACCTTCCCGAGAAGACACCGCTCAACGCGCGCGTCGTGGCGGCCGAGGACCGCGACGGCTACCGCCTCGAACGGATCGTCTATGAGAGCCGGCCCGGCCACCACGTCACGGCGTTGTTCTATCGACCGATGGGGCCGCCCCCCTTCCCCGCGGTCCTGATGCCTTGCGGCCACGACGCCGTCGGCAAGTCGGCCGAGGGTTACCAGCGGGCGTGCGCCCTGCTGGCGCGCAACGGGATCGCGGCCCTCTGCTTCGATCCGATCGGCCAGGGGGAGCGTCGGCAGGTCCTCGGCCCCGACGGCGCGCCGATCGGTCCGGGGGGGACGGGCGAGCACACGTTGATCCACGTCGGCGCGCTGCTGGTCGGCCGGAGCACGGGGGGCTATCGCGTCTGGGACGGGATTCGCAGCCTCGACTACCTGGCGAGCCGGCCCGACGTCGACGCCTCCCGGCTCGGCTGCACGGGCTGCTCCGGGGGCGGGACGATGACCTCGTACCTCATGGCCCTGGACGACCGCGTGGTCGCGGCGGCGCCGTCGTGCTACATCACGTCGATGGAGCGGCTCCTCGCCACCATCGGCCCGCAAGACGCCGAGCAGATCGTCACCGGCCAGGTCGCCTTCGGGCTGGAGCACGCCGACTACCTGGGCCTTCGCGCCCCGCGCCCCACCCTGATCCTCGCCTCCACGCGCGACTTCTTCGACATCCAGGGGACCTGGACGAGCTTCCGCGAGGCGAAGCGGACGTACGGGCTGCTGGGGCTCCCCGAGCGGGTGGACATCATCGAGGCGGACGAGACGCACGGCTATCCCGTCGCCCACCGCCAGGCGATGGCCCGCTGGATGCGCCGGTGGCTGCTGGGCAAGGACGAGCCGACGACCGAGGCGGAACTCGCCGTGCTGTCGGACGCCGCCCTGCTCTGCACGACGAGCGGACAGGTGCTCGCCGACCTGCACGGCAAGTCGGCCTTCGACCTCAACGGCGAACGCGCCGACGAGCTGGCTCGGGCGCGGGCGGCGGCGGGGCCGCGCGACCGGGACGCGCTGGCCGCCGAGGTTCGTCGCCTGATCGTCCTGCGCGACCCGATCGGGCCGGCCGGGCGCGAGGATCGTGGCGAGGCCGCGTGGGGCGGCGGGACGGTCCGCCGTCTGGTCTTCGAGACGGAGCCGGGAGTCAAAATCCCGGCGCGACTCTTCACGCCAGCGAAGGTCGATGAGGCCGCGCGCCTGACTGTCATGGTCGGATATGTCGGCGACGAGGCGGTCGCTCCGGGTGGTCCGGTGGCGGCCCTCCTCGCGGAAGGTCGGCGCGTTCTGACGGCCGACCTCCGAGGGATGGGCGAGACGGCCCCCGAGGGGGACGGCGGCCTGGCCGGCGCCGACGCGCCCAATGCGTACGTCGCGCTCTTGCTCGGCCGCCCGCTTCTGGGGCAACGAGTCGGCGACCTCCTCGCCGTGCTCGCGGCCCTGAAGGACGAGGCCCCCGGCGGGCTCGACCTCGTGGGCCATGGGAACGCCGGGCCGATCGCCCTGCACGCGGCGGTGCTGGAGCCGAAGGTCGCCGCCTTGACGCTCGACGGCGCGATCGCGTCGTGGGCCGACGTCGTCCGCACGCCGCTCTCGCGAGGACAACTCGCCAACGCGGTCCCTGGCGTCCTCGCCGTCTACGATCTGCCCGACCTGGCCGCCGCGTTCGCGCCTCGGCCCCTGACGATCCGGTCGCCCGTCGATCCGGCGGCGCGTCCGGCGCCGGCCGAGCGGCGCGAGGGGGCGGCGACCGGCTCGTTCGCGCCGCGGACGCGGGTCTCGCTGCGGGGCGATCGGTGGTTCATCAACGATCGCCTGACTCATCGCGAGGCCCCCGCCGAGGGTCTGCTGATGAACGTGCGCATGGTGAACGCGATCTTCGAGGATCGCCGCAGGCCGGACGACGATCCCGACGCAGTCACGGACCGATTCCTGGCGAACCTGCCCGACTACGCGGCGCAGGGCGTCGACGCCGTGACCCTCAACCTCCAAGGGGGCACCCCCGGCTACGAGGGGGCGCTCAACTCGGCGTTCGAGCCCGACGGCTCGCTGCGCGAGGGCTACCTGGCCCGCGCCGCCCGCGTCGTCGAGGCGTGCGATCGCGAAGGCCTGGTGGTGATCCTTGGGTGCTTCTACCAGCGGCAGGACCAGGTCCTGACGGACGAGGCCGCCGTGCGCGCCGGGGTGGCGAACGTGGCGGGCTGGATCCGGCGTCGCGGCTATCGCAACGTCGTCCTGGAGATCGCCAACGAATTCGACCACGACGGCTTCGACCACCGCCTGATCCGGAGCGTCGAGGGCCAGGTCGAACTGATCCGGCTGGCCCGTCGAGAGGCCCCCGGCCTTCTGGTTTCCACGAGCGGCCTGGGACACGGTCGCTATCCCGACGCCCTGGCCGACGCCGCCGACTTCCTCCTGATCCACTTCAACGGCACGCCCCTCGACGACATCCCCGTGCGGATCGCGGCCTTCAAGCGTTTCGGGAAGCCGATCGTCTGCAACGAGGATGCGAAGGAGGGCGAGGCGGGCGCGCGGGCCGCCGAGCTTTCCGTCGAGGCCGGCGCTTCGTGGGGGCTGATGCTGGAGAAGGCCAACCAGCACCACCCCTTCGTTTTCAAGGGCTCCGCGGACGACCCGGTGGTCTACGCGAAGCTGAAGGTGCTGACCTCCCCCCGGACCGACGCCCCGCCCGAGGCGTACTTCCCCCCGGCCGAATCCGAGGGCGGCTGGCGGAAGCTCGACGACCCGGATGCGATCCGTCGCGTCGCCGGGATGGACCCGGCCCGGCTCGCGGATCTTCGCGAATGGCTCCGACGATCCGACGATCGCAAGTTCGCCGCGGTCGTCGTCCGTCGCGGGCACATCGTTCTGGAAGCGGAGCGGGGCCGAAGCGCGACGACCGACGCCTCCCGAGTGGCCTCCTGTTCGAAGGCCGTCTGCGCCACGGTCCTCGCCATCGCTTCGGAGCAGAGCCGGCGCGGAGGATCGGCCCGTCCGATGAGTTTCAACGACCGGGCGTTCGCCTTCATCCCCCAGGCGAGGCCCTTGAGCGACCCTCGCAAGGCCGCGATCACCGTCGGTCAGTTGTTGAACCACACCTCGGGCCTCTGCCCCGAGGCGGCCGGGGCTCCCAACGACGGAACCTGGGAGTACATCCTGGGCCACAGCGGCGACCCGCGCACCGCCCGTCTAGCGTTCGATCCCGGCACCGCCTGCGGGTATTCCACCCACGCGTTCGCTCACGCGGCCCTCGTATGCGAGACCGTCACCGGCAAGCCCTACGATCAGTTCGCCGTCGAGGCCCTCTTCAGGCCGCTGGGGATCGAGCATTGGTGGTTCCAGTACTACGAAGGGGGGCCGAAGTACGGCCGACACCCCTCGCACGGCCTGGGGATGCCGGCGCGCGACATGGCCCGGATCGCCTACTGCATGGCCCGCAGGGGCCGCTGGAAGGACCGGCAGGTGATCCCGACGTGGTTCGTCGAGGCCACCGCCGCCCCCACCCACGACGTCCACGGCCCCGAGCTGCGATTCAAGGTGGACGCCCAGATCTTCTCGTACGGCTGGGAGCTTCCCGCCCGCCTGACCGGCGAAGGAGGCCGCGACGGTCGGGGCATCCCGGCCGACGCCCGTTCCAAGCCTGGATCGGGAGGACAGCTGATCGCCTTCGTGCCGAGCCTCGACCTGGTCGTCGCCCGCCAGACCGGCGGCAGCGGCGGTTGGGAGTATGAGGAATTCCTGCGACGGGCCTGCGCGGCGGTCCTGGACGAATCGTGA
- a CDS encoding metallophosphoesterase encodes MKMNANSPDVVRIGRRAFLTGGALVLGAAPATIASTLRAGERPAVRFGLITDLHHADKPPAGTRHYRESLPKLAEAAERFRREEADFLVELGDLIDAADSVAVELEYLDRIDREIAAIAERRHYVLGNHCVDTLTKPEFLGKVGQERSFYSFDAGDHHFIVLDACFRSDGEPYGRKNSEWTDANIPAHEVEWLRADLAANPKPTIVFAHQRLDVGSPYGVKNAAEVRAALEASGAVRAVFQGHSHKNDYREIRGVHYVTLVAMIEGSGAENNGYSLVDLDAGAIRVRGFRRQRAYDWNAPTGR; translated from the coding sequence ATGAAGATGAACGCGAACTCCCCGGACGTCGTCCGGATCGGACGGCGGGCCTTTCTCACGGGCGGCGCTCTCGTGCTGGGCGCGGCCCCGGCGACGATCGCCTCCACGCTCCGGGCGGGCGAGCGGCCCGCGGTTCGGTTCGGGCTGATCACCGACCTGCACCACGCCGACAAGCCGCCGGCGGGGACCCGGCACTACCGGGAGTCCCTGCCGAAGCTCGCCGAGGCCGCCGAGCGGTTCCGTCGCGAGGAGGCCGACTTCCTCGTCGAGCTGGGCGACCTGATCGACGCCGCCGACTCCGTGGCGGTCGAACTCGAATACCTCGATCGCATCGACCGGGAGATCGCTGCCATCGCGGAGCGTCGCCATTACGTCCTCGGCAACCACTGCGTCGACACCCTGACCAAGCCGGAGTTCCTCGGCAAGGTCGGCCAGGAGCGGTCGTTCTATTCCTTCGACGCCGGGGACCATCATTTCATCGTCCTCGACGCCTGCTTCCGCAGCGACGGCGAGCCCTACGGCCGCAAGAATTCCGAGTGGACCGACGCCAACATCCCGGCCCACGAGGTCGAGTGGCTCCGGGCCGACCTGGCGGCGAACCCCAAACCGACGATCGTCTTCGCCCACCAGCGGCTCGACGTGGGAAGCCCCTACGGCGTCAAGAACGCGGCCGAGGTCCGGGCCGCCCTCGAAGCCTCGGGCGCGGTGCGGGCGGTCTTCCAGGGTCACAGCCACAAGAACGACTACCGCGAGATCCGGGGCGTCCATTACGTCACCCTGGTCGCCATGATCGAAGGCTCGGGAGCCGAGAACAACGGGTACTCCCTGGTGGACCTGGATGCCGGCGCGATCCGGGTTCGGGGGTTCCGTCGACAGCGAGCCTACGACTGGAACGCCCCCACCGGGCGATGA
- a CDS encoding DUF1080 domain-containing protein has product MFSRSGIILSGTLAVLSCLGASASAFADDQGWTSLFDGKTLDGWKTGGGKATYAVEDGTIVGTTVEGSPNTFLCKGDYKDFVLELEVKCDPRLNSGVQVRSHIYEPGTPRAGVVYGPQCEIARKETGTAGRFYDEGRRGQWIAELNPKAKDAFDDDGWNKYRIVVQGDRYRSWVNGEPASDFTDGLDQSGLIGLQVHGIASGEGPYQVRWRNVRLRELKPGEKVGSE; this is encoded by the coding sequence ATGTTTTCACGATCGGGAATCATCCTGTCAGGGACCCTGGCGGTCCTCTCGTGCCTGGGGGCGTCCGCCTCGGCCTTCGCCGACGACCAGGGCTGGACCTCGCTCTTCGACGGGAAGACGCTGGACGGCTGGAAGACCGGCGGCGGCAAGGCGACGTACGCGGTCGAAGACGGGACGATCGTCGGCACGACGGTCGAGGGGAGCCCCAACACGTTCCTCTGCAAGGGGGACTACAAGGACTTCGTCCTGGAGCTGGAGGTCAAGTGCGACCCCCGGCTGAACTCCGGCGTCCAGGTCCGCAGCCATATCTACGAGCCGGGAACCCCCCGGGCCGGCGTCGTGTACGGCCCGCAGTGCGAGATCGCCCGCAAGGAGACCGGGACGGCCGGTCGGTTCTATGACGAGGGCCGCCGAGGCCAGTGGATCGCCGAGCTCAATCCCAAGGCGAAGGACGCGTTTGACGACGACGGTTGGAACAAGTACCGGATCGTGGTGCAGGGCGACCGCTACCGTTCGTGGGTCAACGGCGAGCCCGCAAGCGACTTCACCGACGGCCTGGACCAGAGCGGCCTCATCGGGCTCCAGGTCCACGGCATCGCCAGCGGCGAGGGCCCGTATCAGGTCCGCTGGCGGAACGTCCGCCTCCGTGAGCTGAAGCCGGGCGAGAAGGTCGGCTCGGAATAA
- a CDS encoding ABC transporter ATP-binding protein: MTPPREPIILLEQVAKEYRVGEETVRALRGVDLRIDANELIAIMGPSGSGKSTLMNILGCLDAPSSGRYWLEGRDVAGLSQSQLARVRGERIGFVFQTFELLPRQTALRNVELPLIYSGVRDRRERAAEALDRVGLADRMEHRPSQMSGGQRQRVAIARALVLQPSLLLADEPTGNLDSHTGDQILGLFAALHAQGQTIVIVTHEPDVAARCRRVVRVRDGRVESDDVNDGPPWERARASASRPQRREGQPCPW, from the coding sequence ATGACGCCCCCCCGGGAACCGATCATCCTGCTGGAACAGGTCGCCAAGGAGTATCGGGTGGGCGAGGAGACCGTCCGCGCGCTCCGGGGGGTCGACCTGCGCATCGACGCCAACGAGTTGATCGCGATCATGGGCCCTTCGGGATCGGGAAAATCGACTCTCATGAACATCCTTGGCTGCCTCGACGCCCCCTCCTCGGGGCGCTACTGGCTGGAGGGGCGCGACGTCGCGGGGCTCTCGCAGTCGCAACTGGCGCGGGTGCGGGGGGAGCGGATCGGCTTCGTCTTCCAGACCTTCGAGCTGCTCCCGCGCCAGACCGCCCTGCGAAACGTCGAGCTCCCCCTGATCTATTCCGGCGTCCGGGATCGCCGCGAGCGGGCCGCCGAGGCCCTCGACCGGGTCGGCCTGGCCGATCGGATGGAGCACCGGCCCTCGCAGATGTCGGGCGGCCAGCGCCAGCGGGTCGCCATCGCGAGGGCCCTCGTCCTCCAGCCGTCGCTCCTGCTCGCGGACGAGCCCACCGGCAACCTGGACTCTCACACCGGCGACCAGATCCTCGGGCTCTTCGCCGCGCTGCACGCCCAGGGCCAGACGATCGTGATCGTGACCCATGAGCCGGACGTCGCCGCGCGCTGCCGGCGGGTGGTCCGGGTCCGCGACGGCCGGGTCGAATCCGACGACGTGAACGACGGCCCGCCGTGGGAGCGGGCCCGAGCCTCCGCATCCCGCCCCCAACGTCGGGAAGGACAGCCATGTCCCTGGTGA
- a CDS encoding efflux RND transporter periplasmic adaptor subunit, which yields MLRFITRLALVGSIAAALTFAKLHRDPGSIVVDWRVVKEPPIEVRVETPSRGRIVRKITAPGVVESVEEVNIGSQILGRVVAVDVKEGEAVKAGDVLVKLDRTDADARLLSAQARFDRHRAAITQAEDDLAKAARDEAQHGRLADRGYSTPTELADARTQFHKAEAALQMSRRELLESEALRTISLEEVKRTEIRSPIDGVVTDLSVRVGEVVIAGTINLPGTVLMTVADPSRMRVIADVEESDIPLVQPGQASLIYLQADGRTAIEGVVEKVTAKGRKTGESVGFETRIRVDDAPPSLRAGMSATVEIEVRRTEDALGVPTHAVVHRRRKDLPGTPAVLAWADRNAGSPGGGVRESGMRYVKVAFVVEGGVARARPVELGLTDEHRAEILSGVEAGEQVVVAPFRALDQLTDGQPVQVVGDAEDPR from the coding sequence ATGCTTCGGTTCATCACACGTCTGGCCCTGGTCGGCTCCATCGCCGCCGCGCTGACCTTCGCCAAGCTCCATCGCGACCCCGGCTCGATCGTGGTCGACTGGCGGGTCGTCAAGGAGCCCCCGATCGAGGTGCGCGTGGAGACGCCGTCGCGGGGCCGGATCGTCCGCAAGATCACCGCGCCCGGGGTGGTGGAGTCGGTCGAAGAAGTGAACATCGGCTCGCAGATCCTGGGCCGGGTCGTCGCGGTGGACGTCAAGGAAGGGGAGGCCGTGAAGGCGGGCGACGTGCTCGTGAAGCTCGATCGCACCGACGCCGACGCCCGGCTTCTCTCCGCGCAGGCCCGGTTCGACCGCCACCGCGCCGCGATCACTCAGGCCGAGGACGATCTGGCGAAGGCCGCCCGCGACGAGGCCCAGCACGGACGGCTCGCCGACCGGGGATACTCGACGCCGACGGAGCTGGCCGACGCCCGGACGCAGTTCCACAAGGCCGAGGCCGCGCTCCAGATGAGCCGCCGCGAGCTGCTGGAGAGCGAGGCCCTGCGGACGATCAGCCTTGAGGAAGTGAAGCGCACCGAGATCCGGTCCCCGATCGACGGGGTCGTGACCGACCTCTCGGTGCGGGTCGGGGAGGTGGTGATCGCCGGCACGATCAACCTGCCGGGCACGGTCCTGATGACGGTCGCCGATCCGAGCCGCATGCGGGTGATCGCCGACGTGGAGGAGTCCGACATCCCCCTGGTGCAGCCCGGCCAGGCGTCGCTCATCTACCTCCAGGCCGACGGCCGGACGGCGATCGAAGGGGTCGTCGAGAAGGTCACCGCGAAGGGGAGGAAGACCGGCGAGTCGGTCGGCTTCGAGACCCGCATCCGGGTCGACGACGCCCCCCCGTCGCTCCGCGCCGGGATGTCGGCGACGGTCGAGATCGAGGTCCGCCGGACGGAGGACGCGCTGGGGGTTCCTACCCACGCCGTCGTCCATCGACGGCGGAAGGACCTACCCGGCACGCCCGCCGTGCTCGCCTGGGCCGATCGGAACGCCGGCTCGCCGGGCGGGGGCGTGCGAGAATCGGGGATGCGCTACGTCAAGGTCGCGTTCGTGGTCGAAGGCGGCGTGGCCCGCGCCCGCCCGGTCGAACTGGGCCTCACCGACGAGCACCGCGCGGAGATCCTCTCCGGCGTCGAGGCCGGGGAACAGGTCGTCGTCGCGCCGTTCCGCGCCCTGGATCAACTCACGGACGGCCAGCCCGTGCAGGTCGTCGGCGACGCGGAGGACCCGCGATGA